CATACTCTTCTAGTTGCTTCTTAGCGTTGTCATCCAGGTATAGTGCTATGACGTATATCTTCTTGTCAAGATATGTTGTCTCGTCTATCCATCTGTTGTCAAAGCTTACAACAAGTACTGGCAGGTTTACTATGACATCATTCCCCTCCAGGCTATACTTCAAGCTTAGTTCAAGAATTTTATCTGCAATTTCTGGTGGTAGAGGTTTTGGATATCGAAGTTCGAGTTTTGTTCTTAGTGCTGTTAGATCGCTCTCCTCGGGATTCCATTCTGTAAGGGCCCTAGCAGTTACGTCTTTTGCTATTTTTGCAAAATCTCCATCAAGTATGTCCGAGCTTACTATCTTTCCTTCCTCAGCCCTTATGACTAGTACTTTGCCCATATTCTGCTCCCTCTGGCCGCTCTAGGGTTAAGCCCGGTTTAAGTTTTACATTGAGCCGTGGTTTCGCGCTCTAAGTATCGTGTTAGATGTTTCGGACCAGCCAATTATGTATAGGTAGATGTTGTGTGATACTCTGCCATCATTTATTGTTGCGTATACGAGAGGTCTCCATTTCGTTATTCTAAACTCGTGAGAGACTATCCTTGTTCCATACTTAAGCTCGCTTGTCAGCTTTGTTGCTAATGCATCATTTACACTTGTTAAGAGGAATAGTGTTACAATGGTTGCATCTGTTAGTTTGACCCTGAACATGTCCTCATTCACAACGATTACCTTGTCGCTAACACCTTGTTTACGCGCGTTTTCGGCAGCTTGCCTTGCCAGGTCACTTCGTATTTCTACACAGTACGCACGTTTAACACCAAAATCTCTCGCAGCTATAATGGGTATCCTGCCGTCTCCACACCCGAGGTCATATAGTACGTCGTCGCTGGATGCGCCGGCAAGCTCAAGCATCTTATAGACAACGGGTATTGGTGTTGGGACATATGGTACTAGAATAGTCATGTTCCACCTCGAAGCTTACGATTCAACGTTTAAGCCCAACTCAGCTAGCTTTCTAAGTACTTGTCTTTCAGCTTCATCGATGTCGGGTTGTAGACTCTTATTGAGAGGTAGGCGTGATATTAGGAGTTTTACGGAGCCATCATTTAGCTCAACAAGTAGTTGTGGGAGCCACGCCATACCATACTCGTCTGTGTCGCCGTGCTCTATTAGGTAGACGTAGTCCTCTATCTTTATCTCCTTTTTCAGCCTTGTCTTCTCTACCAGGCGCTCTAGGAGATCCAGCCAGAGCTTATGCTGCGGGTGGTGTTCTGCTGTTACTAGGACAAGCTTCACTGGTTTGGGCAAATGTTTCACCAGCTAGCGCTCTTGCAACGTCTAGCTTATATGTTCTTCTGCTCCAGCGTGACACTAGACCCTTACGCTCCATTTCCGCTAGGATTCTTCCTGCAGTCCTGGTGGTAATGCCTAGTATTCGTGCGAGCTGGTATACGCTTATGTATGTGTAACCGCTGTAAACGAGTGTCGCTGCAAGCTTTTCTATGTCGAGTTTAACGCGAAGCGTAGACATCTATACCCCATAAGCTATGCGTAAGTAAGGCATTAGCCTAGAGTAGGGGCTAGCTGAAAGTAAGCATTACACCCGGTCTCCCAGTATAAGTCTGGGCATCACTACACTATAAGGGGGTTCACTAGTCTGATATTCTCCTCTCGGGTACCTTAGCTAATAGTGTATGGGGGCTGTAGAAACGCCGTGTATAGGTTAGAGCCCATCCCAGCCTATGTACCGGATACGAGTGTCGTCATAGAGGGACTAGTCTCCAGGCTTGTAAAGGAAGGGAGGATTAGGGGTAAAATACTGATCCATCGCGCTGTCATATCTGAACTCGAGAACCAGGCTAACCAGGGTAAGGCTACGGGGTTTTCTGGGCTGGAGGAGCTTAAGAGGCTACGGGAGCTGGCAGAGGAAGGACTAATAGATATTGAAATTGTTGGCCAGAGACCGTCACCGAGTGATATTAGGTATGCGCATCTAGGAGCTATTGACGCGCTCATAAGGGACTATGCGTACGAGAATGGTGCGACGCTCATAACGGCCGATAGGGTACAAGCGTTGGTTGCAGAGGCAACTGGCGTAAGTGTGATATACATACCGCCACGCCGTGAGGAGAAGCTGAAAATAGAATCAATGTTTGATGAGACAACAATGAGCATACATCTCAAGGAGGGTGTCCCGCCTCGAGCGAAGAAGGGTACACCCGGGGAGTGGCTGCTAGTAGACCTTGACTCAAAGCCTCTAAATAGAGAGGAGGTAGAGTCTATAGCTAAGGAGATTATCGAAGTTGCAAAGAGAAGACCCGACGGGTTCATAGAAATAGACCGTAGAGGCTCAACAATAATCCAGCTTGGCAAATATAGGATCGTGATTACAAGGCCGCCTTTAAGCGAGGGCTGGGAAATAACTGTTGTGAGGCCAGTCAAGAAACTTAGACTTGAAGACTACAAGCTGCCAAGCAAACTAATGCGTAGACTTGAGGAGCGTGCAGAAGGTATACTCATTGCGGGAGCGCCAGGCATGGGTAAGACTACGTTTGCACAAGCACTGGCAGAGTACTATGCTTCCAAAGGAAAGATAGTGAAGACCATAGAGTCGCCGCGCGATATGGTGCTTCCTCCCACGATAACACAGTATTCTAAAACTTATGCGGATGTGGGCGAACTACATGATATACTACTGTTGAGTAGGCCCGACTACACAGTATTCGACGAGCTTAGAACCGATGAGGACTTCAAGCTGTATATTGATCTAAGGCTTGCAGGTATAGGTATGATAGGCGTTGTACACGCTACATCACCCATAGACGCTATACAGAGGTTCATAAGGAGAGTAGACATAGGCATGTTGCCAAGCATAATAGATACGGTTATATTCATACATCGGGGACGTGTAGAGAAAGTCTATGGCCTTCGCATGACAGTAAAGCTGCCAACGGGCCTTCGGGAGGCAGATCTCGCCCGCCCTGTAGTAGAGGTGAGAGACGTACTAACAGACGAACTGGAATACGAGATATACACCTTTGGAGAACAGACCGTAGTAGTTCCTGTAAAACAAGTCGCTACTCTAGGTTATGAGGAAAAGCTGAAGAGGATAATCGAGAGACTAATACCGGGCGCTGAAGTCGAGATAAGAGACAATATGGTCATATTGAATGTGCCACGCATAGCGGCGAAAACCCTCATGAAGAAGATGAAGAGGCTAAAGAAGCTAGAAGACAAGTACGGCATTACGATTAGGGTGAACATGGTTGGGTAGAGCACAGATACGTAGCAAGGGATTCAACGCTGAAAGAGAACTCGCTCGCAAGCTATGGAGTAGGGGGTTTGCCGTAGTAAGAGCACCAGCAAGTGGCTCTAAGGCAAAGCATGTCTTCTATCCTGATCTAGTAGCTATGTATCGCGGAAAAATATTCGTCTTCGAGGTAAAGTATCGTACAACAAGCGAGACAATATACATAGAGAAGGAGAAGATATTGAAACTCGTTGACTTTGCTGAGCGTGCTGGAGGAAAAGCATACATAGCAATAAAGCTACTGGGCAAGGGTTGGCTAGTGGTCCCTGTTGATAACCTTGCAGAGACAGCGGGTGGAAGATACAAGATAGACCTAAATAGCATGAAGGTACTAACATTAGATGAATTCGTTAACAGGATTCAGAACGAGAGTCTAACAAGATACGTGGCACGCCATGTGTAGTAGATTCTAGCATGTTGATGTATCAGTTGGGTAAGTTTTCGTCACCCACTAGGAATTGTCGGCCCGGGAGTAACTCATCACGAGCAATATACTAACGTGGCTTAATTTTAAGATCTTTAAATTCTAGCTTGCCACGGCTACTCCATATGACCCTAATTGTATTAATGGTTCCGGGTCTTATTTTAACAGTCAAGCTCTTACTTGTTCCCGGTTTTAGATCACCTACAACCTGGCGGCTTAGCACAGAGCCTAGTGCCATGCTTAGAGCTATAACTTTCTCAGCTACACCATTGCCTTCGTTGACTATAGTAATCTTAGCCTCATCACCTTCTATGAACTCTAGCTCGATCTTAACCGTGGGAGTCGGCGCCTCAACCTCGTACACAAGTATGGATGATACTAGCAGTGTACTCTGTACATTCGTAGCCTCTAAAGCTAACTCTGTAATATCGCCCAGTGTGTGCTGGTACTCAACCATGCCAACAGCCTTGCCTAGCTCTATGATTTTACCTCCAGCCCTAGCAACGATAAGCGCTTCGGGTGAAGGCATACTAACTATTATGTGGATTCTAGCATTGCTAAACCTAAATGGCATCTTTACTGAGAAGACTTCTCCATTGCTTAAAGCTAGAGCGCCACTGAGATAGTAGTATCTTGCCTTTACGTCGGCATCCTCGGCTACTGCAAAGAGTCCTATATGGTCTAGACGTATTTCTCTTACACCAGCATATCGTATCGATACCGACAACGGGTTCGAAGGCCTAGAATCAACTATCGGCTTAACATTGTATACAAGTTTGCAATACGCAGCTCCTCCATTAATATACGTGCATATGCTTGGCTTAAACTCTCTCGTCACGACAACGTTATTAAACGATATCTTCCACCTGAATGGTTCCAGGCTCCATGTGGTTACTCCAACCTCTAGCAGTACATCAGTGGTCCTCTCCGGAGGGAAGGGTAACAGAAAGTTGACATCATAGCTTGTTGGGTGAGTATCACCACCAAGCAACATTTGTGGTAGGTTACTCTCATAGAAGACGTCTTTACTACCTTCACCCGCAAGATAGAGTTGTAGCTCGCCCTTAGCCAAGGCTTCCCCTTCCTCTCCGCAACACTGGCTATACTAGCCCAGCTATAGGGTTTAATGCGTAGAAAACACAAATCCACCTAAGTCATGGATGCAAGTACTTCCTCGGCAATCTTCTTTAAAATAGCTTGTTCTGCAGTACCACGCACAGCAATATAATATAGTTTCGATACCTTACCTGGCTGGGGCCTTAGTAGCCTACCAAGCCTCTGTATAAATTGTCTCCTAGAAGAAGTACCGGAAAGTATCAGCCCTACATTTGCATCAGGGACATCGATACCCTCATCGCCAACTGTGGTTAAAACTAATACCCTATACCTGCCACGCTTAAAGAGTTCAAAAGCTAGTGCTCTCCTAGCTTTGTCAGTCTTACTAGTTATGACCGGTGCGCCTAGAATTTTGCCAACACGCTCAGCTTGCTCGATATACTGTGTAAAGACAAGTATCTTTGAGCCCTTAGCAAGCTCGCTATCTACAATCCTCTTTGCTTCAGCAAGCTTAGCTCTAGATAGTGCAACAAGTAGACGCATTTGACTAAGAAGTTGTAGGGCTTTTTTAGCCCTTTCATCGCCTGCAGATGCTGCTTTAACGAGTTCTTCGACCTTGCGGCCAGCCGAGAGTACCTTATACTCGTTCTTTAACTTCTCATACTTCTTCTTCTCGTCAGGCTCGAGGTTAACCAGCACCGGTATAACTTGGAATGATGCTACAAAACCCCTTTCTGCTAGCTCCTGCAAGCTCTTTTCATAGATTACCCCGCCTACAAGTCTAAACAGTTCCTCGTGTCTCCCATCCTCACGGTAGGGTGTAGCAGATAATGCGAGACGGTACGGTGCAAGGATTTTTTCTGCTATAAGCTTAAACTTGTCGGCTGGTAGGTGGTGAGCCTCATCAACAACCAGAAGGCCAAACCTGTTATAGAGTAGGCCTATATGCTGGTAGGCGGACTGGTATGTCGTAACGGTTATTGCTGCAAGTCTCTTCTCGTCAGAATAGTATGCGCCAACCATCCCTAGTGGCAAAGCTAGAAACTTCCTAATCTTTTCCAGCCACTCACGAACCTGCTCCTTGGTATAAACGACGATAAGTGTTGGAAGCTTCAACCTGGCAATTGCAGCTAACGCAACAATAGTCTTACCAGCACCTGTAGGTAACGCTATAACGCCACGATAGCTATTCTCAACCCAAGCTTCTAAAGCCTCAGCTTGATATTCTCTTAGTTTACCAACAAATTCTATTCTCAGTCTCTCCCTCGGTTCAAGAATCCCTGTTTTATCTTCAATTCTGAAGCCCTCGCTGCGAAGCCTATTGACAACATCGACAAGCCTATATGGCTTTACAACAAAGCCCTTATGCTTCCGCGAGTACCAGACACTACCATCAGACCTATACTCATGTAGAAAATCGGCAAGCATTCTCCGTGATCTAAGCACCACTATGCCTGGCTCAATAGCCTCGATGATGACGGTGTTAATGTTTTTCTTAAATTCTTCTAGGATATTACGATCCCTATCTTCGAATACTGCTCCGAAGGAATCAAGGCTATTGAGGAAGTCGAGTAATTTATCGAGATCAAGCCTTCCGGTAAGACTTAGCTCGAATATGCTACAGCCTCCGTTTCTACCAACATAATCTGCAAAGGAAACTATCTCGAGAAACTCTTCGCGGCTGAGCCACTTGCAGATCCGAAATCTTACCTTCATATCCGCACCCTGCGAATCAAGCTACAATCAGCATAATTGTATACTGTCTACGTCGTTATACCCCCATGTAATACCCTATATACTATATGTGGGAGATCATAATAGTTCTCTACACAATAATACTGCAGCCCTCCTTTTAGCTTGTCACAATAATTACTCAGCATGTCAGCTGCATATCCTTCTTCGGAAACTACAACTAGGACTAAACTTCCATCACGATAAACATACTCTACATCATCTACTGGTATCTTTTCGAGGTATTCTCTACATGGCTCATTAGTAGGGCAGGCTAAGACGTATTTAATATCAAGGATTTCTGGTAGGCTAAACTCAATACTTTCAATAGGTATTAAAAGGTGGAGAATTACTGCAACAATACAGTTTTTGCTAGCTGATACTACTAATACAATGTGTTCACAGTCATGTATAGAGGCATATGCAAGTAGTTCCAGTAGTTTATCATCATTAACTAGCTTACGTATGGTTGCCTGCATATTTTGCTCCCAGCGTGGGTTCTTCATCATAACCGTATTCAGCTCTTAAAACCGCGGTCATCGCATGCATTGCCCATCCAAGCTGTGCAGAGATTAGAGAGTGTAGAGGCAGGTAAATTTGGCCTCCGATGCATTATCTGTGCCGTGTCTGCAGAGCGGAGCAACTACAAGTTTTACCGAGATGAGGGAGGAGATAGCACTAACAAGCGCTTCTCGTGGAATTTGTATGAGGAAGGGGAGAATAACTAGAGCTTCGTGTCGTCGTAACCTTGGCCGTGGGAATTCCTGGAAGCATAGTGGCATGTGCAGGGTATTGCTAGCCTCAAGCACCACACAGTAATCTGCGCCTGGAGGCGTGAAAGGCGGATAATAGCCTATTATTAGTCGCGCATGAAGTCTACGTGCTACAGTGTATCCAACCTCTACAATAGGCTCATTAAATGTTATAACTAAGTCGAGCCCAGTAATGCCTCTTTTCCGCTCCAGGACATGTATTGCACTTAAGGTAAGCCCGCAGATAAACCCTTTGTCCTCGGCAAGTCCAGCCAGGATCTTCTTCTCGACGAGTGTGGATACGTACTTACGAATCCTGTTGGATTTCAAAAACACGTCAAGTATTCGCCATACAAGGTCCTCTGGTGGTGCATTCCTGGCGTTAGTGTATCGGCTCAAAAGCGATGGCGGAACTCCCAGTAGTTCGCTCAGCTCGTTGTTAGTGTAGAAGCGGCGTATAAACCATAATAGGCACGAGGCCATAGAGCGCTCATATATCGTAAGCTGCACGGCTAACCCACGCTCCAGCGGTGCACACAGGGCTGACGGAGAGGGTTAAGCTCCCTATCAACTAGCGTATAGTAGCTGCCTAGATACGTTATATCCCCCGTGCCTAGCTACAGCAGAGCTGGAAGAAGGATTAGCAGGGGTTGAAGAAACGATGAGTTCACAAAATGGCCAGCAGCGTAGTGTTCCGCCAGGAGTGCGGGCACGGATCGAAGCTATAAAGAAGATTAGGAAGCAGGAGGAAATGATCAAAGAGAGTATGAGAAAGGTAAAGTACAAAATAGCTGTATTGAGCGGTAAAGGTGGGGTAGGAAAATCATTTGTAACTGCTAGCCTAGCATTCGCCTTAGCGTATATGGGCAAACGTGTTGGAGTATTAGACGCTGATATTTACGGTCCATCAATCCCTAAGATGATGGGTGTCCCACCAGGCACTGTCTACGGGACAGAAGATGGCAGGCTGATACCACCAACAGCTCCTCTAGGAGTGAAAGTATTATCGGTAGGCCTTATGCTTCCACAGGAGGACTTGCCAGTCATATGGCGTGGTCCCCTCTCCTCATCAGCTATACGTGAAATGCTTGCATACGCAGAGTGGGGGGAGCTGGACTACTTACTCATAGACTTACCACCAGGCACAGGCGATGAGCAGTTAACAATAATGCAGCTGATAAAGGATCTAACAGGTGTTCTAATAGTAACGATACCCTCTGACGTCTCTGGAGTAATTGTTTCCAAGGCTGTAAATTTTGTTCGAAGGCTTGGAGCAAATATCATAGGCATAATTGAAAACATGAGCTACTTCCGTTGTCCTGATGGAAGCATACACTACATCTTTGGTGAGGGTGCGGGTAAGAAAGTTGCAGAGAAATACAACGTTAGGTTCCTGGGTGAGATACCGATAGACCCGAGAATCTCACGTGCCAATGATGCTGGCGAACCATTCTTCCTAAAGTACCCTGACAGCGAGGCTTCCAAGGCATTCCTCAAGATAGCAGGCAATGTTGCCGAGATAGTTGAAGGAAAATCACAGAATAGCATGAGTTGATTTTACTCCAGAGAGCTAACAACCAAAATTTATATTATTTTTTATCATGTTGCTGGATTACAAACTGGTGGGTCGAATGCGGTTCACCGAGATAGTGAAGGTAGACAGTAAGGGAAGAGTGACCATACCCCTAGTAGTACGTGAAGCCTTAAACGTCATTGAAGGTATGAACCTTATTCTGATAGCTGATACCGATAGGCGTGAGATAATTCTAACACCGCTACCCGGTGGCGGTGAGAACCTCTACGAACTCCGAATAGAGTTTAAGGATGTGCCTGGTGCTCTAGCGCGTATATCCTCAAAGCTTGCAGAGCTAGATGTCGACCAGGTAGCAACACAATGTACAACTGTTAAGCGCGGCGAGAATGCAGAATGCATAATAATAATAGATTTGTCTAAGAGCACGCGAAGTATTGACGAGATAAAATCAGAGCTTTCAGCCATGGAGGATGTCCATTTTGTCCAGATAAAACAGCTGCAGCATAGATAGCGCTCAGTCGGTGGTATGGTCTTCATCGCGGCGGCTCAAGGCGGGTAGAGCTGCATCACGGCGCCCATAAGTATAGTCTAAGTATGCGGGTTTTTAGCGCTACATTACTTCTTTTACCCTAACATGTTAAGAGGGATTCCAGAGCTGAGTAATAACCCTGGGGAGCTATATGGGGTTTAGAGCCGTCTACCCCGCAGCAACAAAGTTTAAGTATATAATCCAGACTATTGCAAAGGTTATGGATGAAATACCATTCATTGTTGCGCAAGACGGTCTAGACGTAAGAACGCTAACACCTGACAAGACGACAATGATTATACTAAGGCTTCCCGTTACAGCCTTCGAAGAGTACCAGTTAGACGAGGATAAGAAGACATTCATAGTGCTAGCTGACGAGCTTAACAAGGTTGCTAAGCGTGGTACGCGAAATGATATTGTTGAGCTGAAGCTTGACGAGGAGCATCGTAGACTTGAGGTTAACTTCATAGATAAAAAGACTAATGTTGTACGTAGCTTCTATGTATCTCTTCGTGAGGGTACTGTTGAAGAGCTTGCTGAACCGCAGGTGGAGCTAACGGTTACAGCGAAAATGATGGCTGACGACTTTAAGAATGTTATAAATGATGCAAAGATAGTAAGCGACGAAGTCGAGTTTGCGGCGTACGAGGATAGAATAGAAGTTTATGCTGAGTCGGCTCAGAAGAAGTATATGGGTGTACTCAAGGTTGGCATGCCACTTATAACGTTAAATGTTGAAGGCGGTACCCCGATACGTGCTAAGTACTCGATAGACTTGCTGAAAGCGGCTGTTAAGGCAACAACGGCTGCTAATACCGTAACACTGGAATATGGTGAGGCATTGCCGATGAGACTAAGCTTTGACCTGCCCGGCGGCGGGCTGTTAATATACTGGATATCGCCCAGAGTCTAGCCTCCCTCAAGCTTTCTCAGAAGTTCCTCTAAGGCCCTCCTAGCTTCCTCAAGCTTAGGCTGGGGCTTGGCTGCAGGCTGTACATGTCTAAGCGTGGGGAACCATGCAGGCCTAGGACATATGCTCCGCTCGGGGCATGCAAGGCAACAGTATGGACATATAATTCTCTCTGGATGTAGCCAGCACTGCCTGGTTGGGCGGTGTCTTCCACAGATGCTACAGCGCTCCCAGTAAATGCTCATGACTGGAAGCCCAGCCTTACACTTAACAATATAGGAACGATATAAAGGGTTGAGGACTAGCCTAGATTTACGGCTGACCGATGAGAGTGCAGTAATCGCGGCGGGGCACAATACTCGAGGTAAGCCCCGTTTTGTAGGCTGCCTCGAGGGATGATGCCGTGGCCAAAAATTAAAGAGTTTAAGTCCAAGGAACTAGGAGCAACAGTTAGAATGGGTGACAGCTTTGGCGAAGGTTATAGTTGAAGTAGATATGGCCAAGTACAAGCACGTAGATCTCTCTGCGCAAACAGCCCTACAGCTATTGGAGAAAATAGAAGAAAGACTGGGCTATAAGACTCAAGATGTTGAGGAAGCTAAGAGATATATACGGAACTTCAAGGAATTCTATGAGTACATGCGTAAAAAGTTTAAGGATTATCTTGCGCCACCTCGCAGGCCTGACGACTATATTAGGGGTCGAGTTGTTGTGGACAAGATAAAGCTGTACACAAGCGATAATGGCGAAGAACGTGTTGTAATAATATTTGATAGAAGAATTGATGTAGGTCTTATTGAGCAGGTACTCCGTGAGCTAGGGTTTGAGGTTGAGGTGGAACGTGCTTTTTGAGCTTCTAGTCTATGCCGAGTCATAGGTCGCTTTATCCTTCCATTGCGCTACTTTTTCCTTGCTCGGCGTCGCTTCTCGAGAGATGGTATTGCTATCGACTGTAGCATTGTGATGGCTTCTTCAGTTCTATATTCTCCCTTAGCGAGCTTCTCTATTATTTCCGTTCTTGCGACCATAGCTTCTA
This DNA window, taken from Hyperthermus butylicus DSM 5456, encodes the following:
- a CDS encoding helix-turn-helix domain-containing protein, with translation MSTLRVKLDIEKLAATLVYSGYTYISVYQLARILGITTRTAGRILAEMERKGLVSRWSRRTYKLDVARALAGETFAQTSEACPSNSRTPPAA
- a CDS encoding PINc/VapC family ATPase, translating into MYRLEPIPAYVPDTSVVIEGLVSRLVKEGRIRGKILIHRAVISELENQANQGKATGFSGLEELKRLRELAEEGLIDIEIVGQRPSPSDIRYAHLGAIDALIRDYAYENGATLITADRVQALVAEATGVSVIYIPPRREEKLKIESMFDETTMSIHLKEGVPPRAKKGTPGEWLLVDLDSKPLNREEVESIAKEIIEVAKRRPDGFIEIDRRGSTIIQLGKYRIVITRPPLSEGWEITVVRPVKKLRLEDYKLPSKLMRRLEERAEGILIAGAPGMGKTTFAQALAEYYASKGKIVKTIESPRDMVLPPTITQYSKTYADVGELHDILLLSRPDYTVFDELRTDEDFKLYIDLRLAGIGMIGVVHATSPIDAIQRFIRRVDIGMLPSIIDTVIFIHRGRVEKVYGLRMTVKLPTGLREADLARPVVEVRDVLTDELEYEIYTFGEQTVVVPVKQVATLGYEEKLKRIIERLIPGAEVEIRDNMVILNVPRIAAKTLMKKMKRLKKLEDKYGITIRVNMVG
- a CDS encoding helix-turn-helix domain-containing protein; its protein translation is MQLTIYERSMASCLLWFIRRFYTNNELSELLGVPPSLLSRYTNARNAPPEDLVWRILDVFLKSNRIRKYVSTLVEKKILAGLAEDKGFICGLTLSAIHVLERKRGITGLDLVITFNEPIVEVGYTVARRLHARLIIGYYPPFTPPGADYCVVLEASNTLHMPLCFQEFPRPRLRRHEALVILPFLIQIPREALVSAISSLISVKLVVAPLCRHGTDNASEAKFTCLYTL
- the hjc gene encoding Holliday junction resolvase Hjc codes for the protein MGRAQIRSKGFNAERELARKLWSRGFAVVRAPASGSKAKHVFYPDLVAMYRGKIFVFEVKYRTTSETIYIEKEKILKLVDFAERAGGKAYIAIKLLGKGWLVVPVDNLAETAGGRYKIDLNSMKVLTLDEFVNRIQNESLTRYVARHV
- a CDS encoding DUF2286 domain-containing protein, which encodes MGKVLVIRAEEGKIVSSDILDGDFAKIAKDVTARALTEWNPEESDLTALRTKLELRYPKPLPPEIADKILELSLKYSLEGNDVIVNLPVLVVSFDNRWIDETTYLDKKIYVIALYLDDNAKKQLEEYAAEATKAPKSVEALTGAEQLTLSEEELRRLEEGLAEVEEEETTKKTRRKRSRRKKS
- a CDS encoding Mrp/NBP35 family ATP-binding protein, with product MSSQNGQQRSVPPGVRARIEAIKKIRKQEEMIKESMRKVKYKIAVLSGKGGVGKSFVTASLAFALAYMGKRVGVLDADIYGPSIPKMMGVPPGTVYGTEDGRLIPPTAPLGVKVLSVGLMLPQEDLPVIWRGPLSSSAIREMLAYAEWGELDYLLIDLPPGTGDEQLTIMQLIKDLTGVLIVTIPSDVSGVIVSKAVNFVRRLGANIIGIIENMSYFRCPDGSIHYIFGEGAGKKVAEKYNVRFLGEIPIDPRISRANDAGEPFFLKYPDSEASKAFLKIAGNVAEIVEGKSQNSMS
- a CDS encoding RNA polymerase subunit Rpo13, producing the protein MSEEEFVTEPIEEGEVTITTAEEEAEEEVVTVDIDVNAALLEAMVARTEIIEKLAKGEYRTEEAITMLQSIAIPSLEKRRRARKK
- a CDS encoding class I SAM-dependent methyltransferase; the encoded protein is MTILVPYVPTPIPVVYKMLELAGASSDDVLYDLGCGDGRIPIIAARDFGVKRAYCVEIRSDLARQAAENARKQGVSDKVIVVNEDMFRVKLTDATIVTLFLLTSVNDALATKLTSELKYGTRIVSHEFRITKWRPLVYATINDGRVSHNIYLYIIGWSETSNTILRARNHGSM
- a CDS encoding DEAD/DEAH box helicase, producing MKVRFRICKWLSREEFLEIVSFADYVGRNGGCSIFELSLTGRLDLDKLLDFLNSLDSFGAVFEDRDRNILEEFKKNINTVIIEAIEPGIVVLRSRRMLADFLHEYRSDGSVWYSRKHKGFVVKPYRLVDVVNRLRSEGFRIEDKTGILEPRERLRIEFVGKLREYQAEALEAWVENSYRGVIALPTGAGKTIVALAAIARLKLPTLIVVYTKEQVREWLEKIRKFLALPLGMVGAYYSDEKRLAAITVTTYQSAYQHIGLLYNRFGLLVVDEAHHLPADKFKLIAEKILAPYRLALSATPYREDGRHEELFRLVGGVIYEKSLQELAERGFVASFQVIPVLVNLEPDEKKKYEKLKNEYKVLSAGRKVEELVKAASAGDERAKKALQLLSQMRLLVALSRAKLAEAKRIVDSELAKGSKILVFTQYIEQAERVGKILGAPVITSKTDKARRALAFELFKRGRYRVLVLTTVGDEGIDVPDANVGLILSGTSSRRQFIQRLGRLLRPQPGKVSKLYYIAVRGTAEQAILKKIAEEVLASMT
- a CDS encoding AbrB/MazE/SpoVT family DNA-binding domain-containing protein, whose translation is MRFTEIVKVDSKGRVTIPLVVREALNVIEGMNLILIADTDRREIILTPLPGGGENLYELRIEFKDVPGALARISSKLAELDVDQVATQCTTVKRGENAECIIIIDLSKSTRSIDEIKSELSAMEDVHFVQIKQLQHR
- a CDS encoding DNA polymerase sliding clamp; its protein translation is MGFRAVYPAATKFKYIIQTIAKVMDEIPFIVAQDGLDVRTLTPDKTTMIILRLPVTAFEEYQLDEDKKTFIVLADELNKVAKRGTRNDIVELKLDEEHRRLEVNFIDKKTNVVRSFYVSLREGTVEELAEPQVELTVTAKMMADDFKNVINDAKIVSDEVEFAAYEDRIEVYAESAQKKYMGVLKVGMPLITLNVEGGTPIRAKYSIDLLKAAVKATTAANTVTLEYGEALPMRLSFDLPGGGLLIYWISPRV